The Microtus ochrogaster isolate Prairie Vole_2 chromosome 4, MicOch1.0, whole genome shotgun sequence nucleotide sequence CGGAGGTGCCAGTGTCTCTCTGCAGGTCTGGGGCCCTCTGGTGTGGAGAGTCTGACCCCAAGATTAGGGGAGGGAGCCAGTGGGGCCTAGGAGAATGGTCAGAGCGGGGTGCAGCTGGGAGCTCTGGCCCAGGTACAGCCTGTTGATAGGGCTTCTGGGTATTGCAGACCCTTTCCCCGTACAACAAGGGCCTCATCCGGCGAGCCATCAGTCAGAGTGGCGTGGCACTGAGCCCCTGGGCCATCCAGGAGAACCCACTTCTCTGGGCCAAAAAGGTAAGTGCCACTGGGCCATCCAGGAGAACCCACTTCTCTGGGCCAAAAAGGTAAGTGCCACAGGGCAGGAGTAGCCAGGGTGGGGACCGTTCCCATTTCCGTGCTGTCCTGGATCTTCCCTTTGTGGCCCATAGctgttccaggcctgcctggccACGGCTTCCTCTAACCTCCCGCTCTGCATTCCCCTAGATTGCTGAGAAGGTGGGATGCCCCACAGACGACACTAGCAAGTTGGCTGGGTGTCTGAAGGTCACAGATCCCCGGGCCTTGACACTGGCCTACAGGTTGCCCTTGAAACAGCAGGAGTGTAAGTGTGagctgctgggggtgggaggcCTTGTGGCCAAGGCTGAGCGTGTTCCTAACTTCCTGCCGCTTCCCTCTAGCAGGCCCCAGtggtaaaggggggggggggcttatacTGATCTTTCTTCCATTCCTCCAGAGACGTTTAATAAGCCAAacatggccaggtgtggtggtttataCCTTAACCcagcagtctggtctacagagtgagaggcCAGCCAGAGTCACATAGTGAGActccctgtctaaaaataaataaaaaggaataaagagggctggagagatggctcagtggttaagagctttgcctgctcttccagaggtcctgagttcaattcccagcaaccacatgtgctcacaaccatctgtaatgagatctggtaccctcttctggccttcagggatacatgcaggcagaatactttgaatacataataaataaataaatcttataaaaaaaaaaggaagaaaggaaggaaggaaaaacatgatAGCATGAACCCATACATAGTTTCAGGAAGATGTGTGGACCCAGACCCAGGGCCTCTCTACCTTTCTTGTTAATGTGTCAATCATTTGCAAATTTCCAAATGCCTCCTGTGGTGTTTGGACCTTCTAGCTGGAGCTGCTACCAGCAAACATGAAGAAGCAACCTGTCAGCCTAGGAgatggaatttgttttctttgcttatttttctaaaGCGAAGTCCAGCGGTTTTAGCGTTTGTGCCCTTGGTTTCTCTTGCCCTCTTGTATCATAGAGCAAACCCTGAGCCTATGCGTGATAGGCAAAAGCTTGACCTGTGAGCACCTCTGCCGCTCAAACCAACCATTTTGTTCAGGGAGCCACTGAAGGAAGCCTCACTGTGCTGGGCCCAAGGACAGGTCAACTGGCAAGCCTAGAGGGCAGGCAGACCTCATATATGGTGGCCAGCAGACTAGAACCTCCTCCCTGGTGTAGGTTCAACAAGGAAAGAGGGAGGTGACAGGGACACTAAAGCAGGAGAGCAGACAGCCCCAGCCTGTGGAGCAGTGGACTCTCCCCATGGTCGGTCATGAGACAAAGTCTGGGGACGTTCTTACCTATCACAACCAGGGAAGGGTGCCACTGATGTCGAGCATGTTAGGCTAGGGACAAGTTCGACAGCCTACACATAGGACAGTCATCCCTATCACAAGCTGACAGTAGCCTAAAAAGTCCCTGAGGCTGGGGCTAAGGAACCCTGCCTGGTCTGGtcagataaaggaagaaagaggtcAAGCTTAGTACAAAAGGTCAAGAGAAGGACTCGGCAGGCATTTAAAAGTATAAGGACCTGTTGGCTCTCCCACTCAGACCCCATTTGGTATTACCTGGGCTTCACCCCTGTTGTCGATGGAGACTTCATCCCTGATGACCCCATCAATCTGTATGCCAATGCCGCTGACATTGACTACCTGGCTGGCACTAACGACATGGACGGCCACCTCTTTGCTACTATTGACATGCCAGCCATCGATAAGTCCAAACAGGATATCACAGAGTGAGCAAGGGAGGGCAGATGCACCTGATAATACCTGGGAAGGAACAGGCATtgcttggggagggggaggctagCCCCgcggtgggggggaggaggcagggttGCTTAATAGGGTGAGCGTGAGGAGGTGGGTGCTGTGTTGGGGTAAGGGCAGACAGacatgctcctgccaccaccaccagcaggtCCAGTGTCTGTTTCCCCCATCCACTTGCAGGGAGGACTTCTACAGGCTAGTCAGTGGAAGCACTGTCAGAAAGGGGCTTAAGGGTGCCCAAGCCACCTTTGGCATCTACACCGAGTCCTGGGCCCAGGACCCATCCCAGGAGAATAAGAAGAAGACAGTGGTGGCCTTTGAGACTGACGCCCTCTTCCTGATCCCCACAGAGATGGCTCTGGCCCAGCACAGAGCCCATGCCAAGTGAGGTTctgggaaggggtgtgtgtgggaggctCTTGAGAGAAGGCTGCTTAGGCCGCTATGGCTTTTGACCAAGGCCTCTTGGCTAACTGAGCAATGAATTTAGCTCTGGGCTACACATCCGTCAAGATTAAACGGGTAATAGAGGCATATACCTTGTCCAATCACGTGAGACATATAAATTCAGATGGGGAGAAACAAATCCTTAACCTTGAATTATGGGAAGAGCCCTCTGAATATTTTGCAGAGTGGAGACATGAACCATGAAAGTGCAGATCCGTGAACATGGCTGCAGCTTTTCTTTCCCTGGGCATCAAAAACTCCAGTTGAGAACTGGGCACAGtagcacacacttataatcccagctcaggaggcagatctctgagttcaaggccagtctggtctacatagtaagttccaggttagccaaggCCACataaagagacactgtctcaaacaaacatacCCCAATTTGTGAGACTTGGGGGTCCATCAGTCCCTGCCCTGCTCCTTCTGGCCTCTCTCCAGGGCCTACCGCCCAATGGAGCCTCTCCCCAACCTATCTGTTTCTGTTACCCTCAGGAGTGCCAATACCTATTCTTACCTGTTTTCCCACCCTTCACGGATGCCCATCTACCCCAAATGGATGGGGGCTGACCATGCCGATGACCTCCAGTATGTCTTTGGAAAACCCTTCGCCACTCCACTGGGCTACCGGGCCCAAGAAAGGAGTGTCTCCAAGGCCATGATTGCCTACTGGACCAACTTTGCCAAGAGTGGGTAAGATGTGGGGTTGAGCCTAGGACCAAGGGCAGCAAACTTGAGGACTCCTGTGGCCCTGTAAGCCTGGGCtctggccctgcccctcccctcatTTGGGCAAACTTCTTATCCTCAAGCCTTGATAACCAGTTTGCACATGGGCAGAAGAGCTGCTGACCCAGCCCCAAGGCCAAGTACATGTTCACCATGACTGAGCATCAAAATGTTGGCCCAGAGGGCCAACCTGTCTCTGTATAGAGCTGTCTGTGAGCACAGGTCTCCagttgtagcaggctttcttggacccCCAGCCCCCaagtcatgacatggagacttattactaattataactgctcggccttatcttatgcttgtcccattagctcttttttttttttaattcttttttttttattgagaaaaggaaaaaaaaaacaagtttccacttcctcccagcctcccatttccctccccctcctcccatccttcctccttcctcccacccttctccccctccccccactcctctcccccttcctctccagtccaatgggcagtcagggttccctgccctgtggtaagtactaggtcctcccccctccgtcNNNNNNNNNNNNNNNNNNNNNNNNNNNNNNNNNNNNNNNNNNNNNNNNNNNNNNNNNNNNNNNNNNNNNNNNNNNNNNNNNNNNNNNNNNNNNNNNNNNNNNNNNNNNNNNNNNNNNNNNNNNNNNNNNNNNNNNNNNNNNNNNNNNNNNNNNNNNNNNNNNNNNNNNNNNNNNNNNNNNNNNNNNNNNNNNNNNNNNNNNNNNNNNNNNNNNNNNNNNNNNNNNNNNNNNNNNNNNNNNNNNNNNNNNNNNNNNNNNNNNNNNNNNNNNNNNNNNNNNNNNNNNNNNNNNNNNNNNNNNNNNNNNNNNNNNNNNNNNNNNNNNNNNNNNNNNNNNNNNNNNNNNNNNNNNNNNNNNNNNNNNNNNNNNNNNNNNNNNNNNNNNNNNNNNNNNNNNNNNNNNNNNNNNNNNNNNNNNNNNNNNNNNNNNNNNNNNNNNNNNNNNNNNNNNNNNNNNNNNNNNNNNNNNNNNNNNNNNNNNNNNNNNNNNNNNNNNNNNNNNNNNNNNNNNNNNNNNNNNNNNNNNNNNNNNNNNNNNNNNNNNNNNNNNNNNNNNNNNNNNNNNNNNNNNNNNNNNNNNNNNNNNNNNNNNNNNNNNNNNNNNNNNNNNNNNNNNNNNNNNNNNNNNNNNNNNNNNNNNNNNNNNNNNNNNNNNNNNNNNNNNNNNNNNNNNNNNNNNNNNNNNNNNNNNNNNNNNNNNNNNNNNNNNNNNNNNNNNNNNNNNNNNNNNNNNNNNNNNNNNNNNNNNNNNNNNNNNNNNNNNNNNNNNNNNNNNNNNNNNNNNNNNNNNNNNNNNNNNNNNNNNNNNNNNNNNNNNNNNNNNNNNNNNNNNNNNNNNNNNNNNNNNNNNNNNNNNNNNNNNNNNNNNNNNNNNNNNNNNNNNNNNNNNNNNNNNNNNNNNNNNNNNNNNNNNNNNNNNNNNNNNNNNNNNNNNNNNNNNNNNNNNNNNNNNNNNNNNNNNNNNNNNNNNNCTCCTTTTCCTACTTATTCTCTTGGCCTGCCAGCCATGCCTATTCCCCTActgcctagccattggctgttcagctctttatcaaaccaggcaggcaaggtgaaaaaaaacaacacttaGTTAAATGCAAGTACCTTCCCATAGTTAAATACCccgcaacataaacaaatgtagcacctTTCCATAGTCAAAGTAACATTTCACACATTCGGTCTCTTTGTGGTCCTCAGCCCCCACTCAGTCTCTTCTCATTCTGTAGGGATCCCAACATGGGCAACTCACAGGTGCCCACACACTGGTACCCTTATACCGTGGAGAACGGCAACTACCTGAACATCACTAAGTCGATAACTAGCTCGTCCATGAAGCAGCACCTGAGAGCCAAGTTCCTGCAATACTGGGCTGTGACGTACgaggtgctgcccacagtggctgATGAACAGGGGACCCTCCCTCCCCCTGAGGATGACTCAGAAGCTGTCCCTGTGCCCCCTGTGGATGATTCCCAGGCTGCCCCTGTGTCCCCAACAGACGAGGCTCAGATGCCTGTCGTTATTGGCTTCTAATGTCTGGTAAGCCTTGGTCCCAGGGTCTTCCTCTTTTTAGGTTCTCCTTTCTCAATAAAGTCTTAGCTGTGCCCACCTGGTATTTGGTTTTTGTTCCTGAAACagcctggaggaaggagggaccCTCAGTCCATAGCGACAGACACTTGGTTCAAGCCTGCCAATCCTCAAGCTGTAGAAGTCAAaggactatcttttttttttttaatttatttattaaagatttctgcctcctcccctccaccgcctcccatttctctccccctcccccaatcaagtccccctcccccNNNNNNNNNNNNNNNNNNNNNNNNNNNNNNNNNNNNNNNNNNNNNNNNNNNNNNNNNNNNNNNNNNNNNNNNNNNNNNNNNNNNNNNNNNNNNNNNNNNNNNNNNNNNNNNNNNNNNNNNNNNNNNNNNNNNNNNNNNNNNNNNNNNNNNNNNNNNNNNNNNNNNNNNNNNNNNNNNNNNNNNNNNNNNNNNNNNNNNNNNNNNNNNNNNNNNNNNNNNNNNNNNNNNNNNNNNNNNNNNNNNNNNNNNNNNNNNNNNNNNNNNNNNNNNNNNNNNNNNNNNNNNNNNNNNNNNNNNNNNNNNNNNNNNNNNNNNNNNNNNNNNNNNNNNNNNNNNNNNNNNNNNNNNNNNNNNNNNNNNNNNNNNNNNNNNNNNNNNNNNNNNNNNNNNNNNNNNNNNNNNNNNNNNNNNNNNNNNNNNNNNNNNNNNNNNNNNNNNNNNNNNNNNNNNNNNNNNNNNNNNNNNNNNNNNNNNNNNNNNNNNNNNNNNNNNNNNNNNNNNNNNNNNNNNNNNNNNNNNNNNNNNNNNNNNNNNNNNNNNNNNNNNNNNNNNNNNNNNNNNNNNNNNNNNNNNNNNNNNNNNNNNNNNNNNNNNNNNNNNNNNNNNNNNNNNNNNNNNNNNNNNNNNNNNNNNNNNNNNNNNNNNNNNNNNNNNNNNNNNNNNNNNNNNNNNNNNNNNNNNNNNNNNNNNNNNNNNNNNNNNNNNNNNNNNNNNNNNNNNNNNNNNNNNNNNNNNagaccaggctggtctcgaactcacagagatccgcctgcctctgcctcccgagtgctgggattaaaggcgtgcgccaccatcgcccggcttggtttttattttttgagatagggtttctctgtgtaacatccctggctgtcctgtagaccaggctggccttgaactcacagagattcgcctgcctctgcctcccaaattctgggattaaagatgtgtgccaccaaggCCTGGCCCCTCCTAAGACTTTTATGACTTTGAAGTCTACATGTCCCTACTGTGATCCAATAAACATTCAGGCAAGCTTCAAatgctccccttcctccacagctgtAGGAAGGCTTCCTTTTGGTTAGGAAACCATCCTTGCAAGTGGCTTTTGTTTCGAACCTAGGACTTGCTGtattgtccaggctggtctcgaagctGGGCTCAAGGGCTCCTCCTGCGTCAGCTTTCCAAGAACCTAGAATTATGAACTAGGATTTATAatactatttatattaaataattgtaTTTTGAGTCAAAGTTTTGCTATCtatctcaggctggtctccaactcataatcttcctgcctcagtctcccaagtgctgcgaccACGGGGGTGTACCATTGTGTTCAGTCTGCaagcataaatttttaaaaaatcatttatttgtatttcatatgcattggtgttttgcctacatgtatgactgtgtgagggagttggatcccctggaacaggaataacagacagttgtgagctgccatgtgggtgctgggaattgaacctgggtcctctggaagaacagtcagcgctcttaacaactgagccatctctccagctggtAAAATTCTTACAATTGTAATAAacaggtcagcaagatggctgagcaggtaaaagcctgaatccacataaaggtggaaggagagaaccaactccatgaAGTGGTCCTCTGACCCCCGGTGTGCACATACCCCCTACACATTGAAAGATTATTTATTGTGATAGAATACATgtcctaggggctggagagatggctcagaggttaagatcaccgactgctcttccaaaggtcctgagtttaattcccagcaaccacatggtggctcacaaccatctgtaatgagatctgatgccctcttctggcctgcaggtgtacatgcaggcattgtacacataataaataataaagaaaacattaaaaaaaatccatgtcttAGGCTAACTGAAGTATTTGCAGGAGAATTACACTGTTTTACCCCCAGCACCATTactttcttttggtattttttttttaaatttttttcatttattttacatatcaaccacagctttctctccctcttcttcttgttCCCTCCCTCCAATTCCCATCTATCCcatcatccactcctcctctgtttcagaAATAGGCAgccctcccatgggagtcaacaaagcatgtcatatcaagttgaggcaggaccaagctcctggTGCTGTTATCAAGGCTGGGGAAGCATCCCtgcatgaggaataggttccaaaaagcaaGCTCACGCAGCAGGGACAGACTCTGGTCCCATTgcaggggtcccacaaacagaccgagctacacaactgtcattcATGTGTGGAGGGTTTAggctggtcccatgcaggctctttagctgtcagtctagagtccgtgagctcccattagctcaggtccaCTACCTCTGTGGTTTCGCTGTAATGGTCTCGACACCATCttgctcatacaatccctcctccctctcatcaGCCGGATTCctggagttcagcccagtgcttggctgtgaatctctgcatctgcttctatcaacAACTGGAAGAAGGCtccatgatgacaattagggtagtcccCAGTCTGATTaaaggggaaggccagttcaggcaccctctccactattgcttggagtcttagctggggtcatccttggagattcctgggaatttcctggcaccaggtttctccctatcCCCAAAATGGCCCCCTCTCTCAAGATCTTTCATTATTCTCCCCC carries:
- the Cel gene encoding bile salt-activated lipase, which codes for MGRLEVLIFGLTCCLAAACAAKLGSVYTEGGFVEGVNKKLSLLGGDSVDIFKGIPFATAKTLENPQRHPGWQGTLKANSFQKRCLQATLTQDSTYGQEDCLYLNIWVPQGRKQVSQDLPVMIWIYGGAFLMGSGHGANFLSNYLYDGEEIATRGNVIVVTFNYRVGPLGFLSTGDANLPGNFGLRDQHMAIAWVKRNIAAFGGDPDNITIFGESAGGASVSLQTLSPYNKGLIRRAISQSGVALSPWAIQENPLLWAKKIAEKVGCPTDDTSKLAGCLKVTDPRALTLAYRLPLKQQEYPIWYYLGFTPVVDGDFIPDDPINLYANAADIDYLAGTNDMDGHLFATIDMPAIDKSKQDITEEDFYRLVSGSTVRKGLKGAQATFGIYTESWAQDPSQENKKKTVVAFETDALFLIPTEMALAQHRAHAKSANTYSYLFSHPSRMPIYPKWMGADHADDLQYVFGKPFATPLGYRAQERSVSKAMIAYWTNFAKSGDPNMGNSQVPTHWYPYTVENGNYLNITKSITSSSMKQHLRAKFLQYWAVTYEVLPTVADEQGTLPPPEDDSEAVPVPPVDDSQAAPVSPTDEAQMPVVIGF